A single window of Drosophila suzukii chromosome 3, CBGP_Dsuzu_IsoJpt1.0, whole genome shotgun sequence DNA harbors:
- the LOC139353217 gene encoding uncharacterized protein gives MINNHVLQHLTRISSYIRCLHTIAYAFRFATISRGGKIVDASLTPDELRHASYSIVYNIQQQSIREDFRSLQKAKPLTSHFKYLTPFLDSSSGYAPISVGGRLQDTDIPETKRHPLLLPSKAHFTWIYVRHLHLRNCHAGPKALTALIRLEYWIVNARDIARRVVRSCMACVRFKPKLENDLMGSLPPERVQSQQPFQKCGVDFCGPFNTHLPQSPI, from the coding sequence ATGATCAACAATCACGTTCTCCAACATTTGACCCGCATTAGCTCCTACATTCGTTGCCTCCACACCATCGCCTATGCCTTTCGCTTTGCAACAATATCACGGGGAGGTAAAATTGTCGACGCATCGCTTACCCCAGACGAACTCCGTCACGCATCGTACAGCATCGTTTACAACATTCAGCAACAGTCGATTCGAGAAGACTTTCGCTCGCTACAGAAAGCTAAACCGCTTACAAgtcattttaaatatttaactccATTTCTCGACAGCTCCTCAGGATATGCCCCCATCAGCGTTGGAGGACGACTCCAGGACACCGATATCCCTGAAACTAAACGGCACCCGCTGCTGCTTCCTAGCAAGGCGCACTTCACTTGGATCTATGTTCGGCACTTGCATTTACGGAATTGTCATGCAGGCCCGAAAGCTCTGACCGCGCTAATCCGTTTGGAATACTGGATCGTCAATGCCAGAGACATCGCTCGTCGAGTGGTGCGTTCCTGTATGGCGTGCGTTCGGTTTAAGCCTAAACTGGAGAACGATCTCATGGGATCGCTGCCACCAGAACGAGTACAATCACAACAACCGTTCCAGAAGTGTGGCGTCGACTTCTGCGGACCATTTAACACGCATCTCCCTCAAAGTCCTATCTAG